A genomic stretch from Telopea speciosissima isolate NSW1024214 ecotype Mountain lineage chromosome 7, Tspe_v1, whole genome shotgun sequence includes:
- the LOC122670137 gene encoding ethylene-responsive transcription factor ERF086-like, with protein sequence MSISNTFKVEETNCTPSGFTLTQSTTPSTQSSERRGRRKQAEPGRFLGVRRRPWGRYAAEIRDPTTKERHWLGTFDTAHEAALAYDRAALSMKGTQARTNFIYSDNTTFHSLLTPFNAQAFLQPSQFLANASDNKPNTYQTHVQSDQDMCSIQGSSTGSASISDNNFLFSSDSGSGYLESIIPDSYLKPASKPTNVSVQDCSFSTCSETHNPIMVPSPEVQSYCSNNNNNNNNSASSMDNLNGTAKDMSFNSNNFPCLDELNHGFWGYGQSWEPVAAMEENPLMVEDGCIGASFYPYIDSPGYGFMPQATPADTYCPSLPSCSDVIDLGYSLF encoded by the coding sequence ATGTCTATCTCCAATACCTTCAAAGTAGAAGAAACCAACTGTACTCCCTCTGGTTTCACTCTGACCCAATCCACCACACCTTCAACCCAGTCTAGTGAGAGAAGAGGCAGAAGAAAGCAAGCAGAGCCAGGGAGATTCCTTGGAGTGAGGCgtcgcccttggggtagatatGCTGCAGAAATCAGAGACCCAACAACCAAAGAGAGACACTGGCTTGGGACCTTTGACACTGCTCATGAAGCAGCTCTTGCATATGACAGAGCTGCTCTCTCCATGAAGGGAACCCAAGCAAGAACCAACTTCATCTACTCTGATAACACCACCTTTCACTCCCTCCTCACACCCTTCAATGCACAAGCCTTCCTACAACCTTCACAGTTCCTTGCCAATGCCAGTGATAATAAACCCAACACGTATCAGACCCATGTCCAATCTGATCAGGACATGTGTAGCATTCAAGGTTCCAGTACTGGGTCAGCCTCCATTAGTGATAAtaacttccttttctcttctgatTCTGGGTCAGGTTACTTAGAGAGTATCATTCCTGATAGTTACTTGAAACCTGCATCAAAACCCACAAATGTAAGTGTCCAAGATTGTAGTTTCAGCACTTGTTCTGAGACACACAACCCAATCATGGTCCCTTCTCCAGAAGTTCAATCTTATtgtagcaacaacaacaacaacaacaacaactcagcttcTTCAATGGATAACTTGAATGGGACAGCAAAGGATATGAGTTTCAACTCCAATAACTTCCCTTGCCTGGACGAGCTTAATCATGGGTTTTGGGGTTATGGTCAGTCATGGGAACCTGTCGCTGCAATGGAGGAGAACCCTTTAATGGTGGAAGATGGGTGCATTGGAGCTTCTTTCTACCCCTACATTGACAGCCCAGGCTATGGGTTCATGCCTCAGGCTACTCCTGCAGATACTTACTGTCCATCACTTCCCTCTTGTAGTGATGTAATAGACTTGGGTTACTCTCTCTTTTGA
- the LOC122670136 gene encoding zinc finger CCCH domain-containing protein 32-like isoform X2, producing the protein MEFYGRNPSMEGNQPDPAVYWSSPGAETGLEESMWQLGSGSNRELYPERPGEPECVYYMRTGSCGYGSRCRFNHPRDRSTVVRSVRPGGGEYPERVGHPACQYYLKTGTCKFGASCKYHHPRYGGGSVSPVSLNYYGFPMRPGERECSYYMKTGQCKFGRTCKFHHPQPAGVSVPASAPPFYPMVQSPSAHSPHQFRGVTTSWQVARPPLLTGSFVQGAYGPVLLPSGMVPVPGFNPYLGPVTAVASPTTQSTVGAGPVYGVTQLSPSAPAYPGPYQTLPSPAGPSSNGQKELIYPERHGQPECQYYMKTGECKFGSSCRYHHPRKWITPRTNCVLSTIGLPLRPGAPPCTFYAQNGVCKFGPTCKFDHPMGILSYSPSASSLADMPVTPYPVGSSLATLAPSSSSSELRIEFVSGSSKDSFSTRIPSSENMASGSVGSIFSKSGTVPHSRVQKSGQSFSPPSGSGTGQTGETHSSS; encoded by the exons ATGGAGTTTTATGGTCGCAACCCATCCATGGAAGGCAACCAGCCGGATCCGGCTGTTTACTGGAGTTCTCCGGGAGCGGAAACAGGGCTCGAAG AGTCCATGTGGCAATTGGGATCGGGCAGCAACAGAGAGTTGTACCCAGAGAGGCCCGGCGAGCCCGAGTGTGTCTACTATATGCGTACCGGATCATGCGGTTATGGTTCCAGGTGTCGTTTCAATCACCCTCGCGATCGTAGTACG GTTGTGAGATCTGTGAGACCCGGAGGAGGGGAGTATCCAGAGAGGGTGGGCCACCCTGCTTGCCAG TATTATTTGAAGACTGGGACTTGCAAATTTGGTGCTTCCTGTAAGTACCACCATCCAAGATATGGTGGTGGATCAGTGAGCCCTGTATCACTAAATTATTACGGATTCCCAATGCGACCG ggagagagagagtgttccTACTACATGAAGACAGGGCAGTGCAAGTTTGGTAGGACCTGTAAATTTCATCATCCTCAACCGGCAGGCGTATCAGTGCCGGCATCTGCACCTCCTTTTTATCCAATGGTGCAGTCTCCTTCTGCTCATTCTCCTCACCAGTTTAGGGGAGTGACAACCAGCTGGCAAGTCGCGAGGCCTCCACTGTTAACTGGTTCATTTGTGCAAGGGGCTTATGGCCCTGTGTTGCTTCCTTCAGGGATGGTACCAGTTCCAGGCTTTAATCCTTATCTT GGACCTGTTACCGCAGTAGCATCCCCTACCACTCAATCCACTGTTGGAGCAGGTCCAGTTTATGGGGTAACGCAGCTATCTCCCTCAGCCCCTGCATATCCAGGACCTTACCAAACATTACCTTCCCCTGCTGGCCCTTCTAGCAATGGTCAGAAGGAACTCATATATCCTGAAAGACATGGCCAACCTGAATGTCAGTATTACATGAAAACGGGAGAATGTAAATTTGGTTCGTCATGTAGATATCATCATCCGCGGAAATGGATTACACCAAGAACAAATTGTGTCCTCAGCACTATTGGTCTCCCTTTACGTCCG GGGGCTCCACCTTGCACTTTCTATGCGCAAAATGGGGTATGCAAGTTTGGACCTACATGCAAATTTGATCATCCAATGGGGATACTTAGCTACAGTCCATCTGCATCTTCTCTTGCTGATATGCCAGTTACTCCCTACCCTGTTGGGTCTTCGCTGGCAACTCTGGCgccatcatcttcatcttcagagTTGCGAATTGAATTTGTTTCAGGGTCCAGTAAGGACTCTTTCTCAACCAGAATCCCATCTTCTGAAAACATGGCCAGTGGTTCAGTTGGTTCAATTTTCTCAAAGAGTGGGACTGTTCCTCATTCTCGAGTCCAAAAGTCTGGTCAGAGTTTTTCCCCACCTAGTGGAAGTGGCACAGGTCAAACTGGTGAGACTCATAGTTCAAGCTGA
- the LOC122670136 gene encoding zinc finger CCCH domain-containing protein 32-like isoform X1 translates to MEFYGRNPSMEGNQPDPAVYWSSPGAETGLEESMWQLGSGSNRELYPERPGEPECVYYMRTGSCGYGSRCRFNHPRDRSTVVRSVRPGGGEYPERVGHPACQYYLKTGTCKFGASCKYHHPRYGGGSVSPVSLNYYGFPMRPGERECSYYMKTGQCKFGRTCKFHHPQPAGVSVPASAPPFYPMVQSPSAHSPHQFRGVTTSWQVARPPLLTGSFVQGAYGPVLLPSGMVPVPGFNPYLQGPVTAVASPTTQSTVGAGPVYGVTQLSPSAPAYPGPYQTLPSPAGPSSNGQKELIYPERHGQPECQYYMKTGECKFGSSCRYHHPRKWITPRTNCVLSTIGLPLRPGAPPCTFYAQNGVCKFGPTCKFDHPMGILSYSPSASSLADMPVTPYPVGSSLATLAPSSSSSELRIEFVSGSSKDSFSTRIPSSENMASGSVGSIFSKSGTVPHSRVQKSGQSFSPPSGSGTGQTGETHSSS, encoded by the exons ATGGAGTTTTATGGTCGCAACCCATCCATGGAAGGCAACCAGCCGGATCCGGCTGTTTACTGGAGTTCTCCGGGAGCGGAAACAGGGCTCGAAG AGTCCATGTGGCAATTGGGATCGGGCAGCAACAGAGAGTTGTACCCAGAGAGGCCCGGCGAGCCCGAGTGTGTCTACTATATGCGTACCGGATCATGCGGTTATGGTTCCAGGTGTCGTTTCAATCACCCTCGCGATCGTAGTACG GTTGTGAGATCTGTGAGACCCGGAGGAGGGGAGTATCCAGAGAGGGTGGGCCACCCTGCTTGCCAG TATTATTTGAAGACTGGGACTTGCAAATTTGGTGCTTCCTGTAAGTACCACCATCCAAGATATGGTGGTGGATCAGTGAGCCCTGTATCACTAAATTATTACGGATTCCCAATGCGACCG ggagagagagagtgttccTACTACATGAAGACAGGGCAGTGCAAGTTTGGTAGGACCTGTAAATTTCATCATCCTCAACCGGCAGGCGTATCAGTGCCGGCATCTGCACCTCCTTTTTATCCAATGGTGCAGTCTCCTTCTGCTCATTCTCCTCACCAGTTTAGGGGAGTGACAACCAGCTGGCAAGTCGCGAGGCCTCCACTGTTAACTGGTTCATTTGTGCAAGGGGCTTATGGCCCTGTGTTGCTTCCTTCAGGGATGGTACCAGTTCCAGGCTTTAATCCTTATCTT CAGGGACCTGTTACCGCAGTAGCATCCCCTACCACTCAATCCACTGTTGGAGCAGGTCCAGTTTATGGGGTAACGCAGCTATCTCCCTCAGCCCCTGCATATCCAGGACCTTACCAAACATTACCTTCCCCTGCTGGCCCTTCTAGCAATGGTCAGAAGGAACTCATATATCCTGAAAGACATGGCCAACCTGAATGTCAGTATTACATGAAAACGGGAGAATGTAAATTTGGTTCGTCATGTAGATATCATCATCCGCGGAAATGGATTACACCAAGAACAAATTGTGTCCTCAGCACTATTGGTCTCCCTTTACGTCCG GGGGCTCCACCTTGCACTTTCTATGCGCAAAATGGGGTATGCAAGTTTGGACCTACATGCAAATTTGATCATCCAATGGGGATACTTAGCTACAGTCCATCTGCATCTTCTCTTGCTGATATGCCAGTTACTCCCTACCCTGTTGGGTCTTCGCTGGCAACTCTGGCgccatcatcttcatcttcagagTTGCGAATTGAATTTGTTTCAGGGTCCAGTAAGGACTCTTTCTCAACCAGAATCCCATCTTCTGAAAACATGGCCAGTGGTTCAGTTGGTTCAATTTTCTCAAAGAGTGGGACTGTTCCTCATTCTCGAGTCCAAAAGTCTGGTCAGAGTTTTTCCCCACCTAGTGGAAGTGGCACAGGTCAAACTGGTGAGACTCATAGTTCAAGCTGA
- the LOC122670136 gene encoding zinc finger CCCH domain-containing protein 32-like isoform X3, with product MEFYGRNPSMEGNQPDPAVYWSSPGAETGLEGSNRELYPERPGEPECVYYMRTGSCGYGSRCRFNHPRDRSTVVRSVRPGGGEYPERVGHPACQYYLKTGTCKFGASCKYHHPRYGGGSVSPVSLNYYGFPMRPGERECSYYMKTGQCKFGRTCKFHHPQPAGVSVPASAPPFYPMVQSPSAHSPHQFRGVTTSWQVARPPLLTGSFVQGAYGPVLLPSGMVPVPGFNPYLQGPVTAVASPTTQSTVGAGPVYGVTQLSPSAPAYPGPYQTLPSPAGPSSNGQKELIYPERHGQPECQYYMKTGECKFGSSCRYHHPRKWITPRTNCVLSTIGLPLRPGAPPCTFYAQNGVCKFGPTCKFDHPMGILSYSPSASSLADMPVTPYPVGSSLATLAPSSSSSELRIEFVSGSSKDSFSTRIPSSENMASGSVGSIFSKSGTVPHSRVQKSGQSFSPPSGSGTGQTGETHSSS from the exons ATGGAGTTTTATGGTCGCAACCCATCCATGGAAGGCAACCAGCCGGATCCGGCTGTTTACTGGAGTTCTCCGGGAGCGGAAACAGGGCTCGAAG GCAGCAACAGAGAGTTGTACCCAGAGAGGCCCGGCGAGCCCGAGTGTGTCTACTATATGCGTACCGGATCATGCGGTTATGGTTCCAGGTGTCGTTTCAATCACCCTCGCGATCGTAGTACG GTTGTGAGATCTGTGAGACCCGGAGGAGGGGAGTATCCAGAGAGGGTGGGCCACCCTGCTTGCCAG TATTATTTGAAGACTGGGACTTGCAAATTTGGTGCTTCCTGTAAGTACCACCATCCAAGATATGGTGGTGGATCAGTGAGCCCTGTATCACTAAATTATTACGGATTCCCAATGCGACCG ggagagagagagtgttccTACTACATGAAGACAGGGCAGTGCAAGTTTGGTAGGACCTGTAAATTTCATCATCCTCAACCGGCAGGCGTATCAGTGCCGGCATCTGCACCTCCTTTTTATCCAATGGTGCAGTCTCCTTCTGCTCATTCTCCTCACCAGTTTAGGGGAGTGACAACCAGCTGGCAAGTCGCGAGGCCTCCACTGTTAACTGGTTCATTTGTGCAAGGGGCTTATGGCCCTGTGTTGCTTCCTTCAGGGATGGTACCAGTTCCAGGCTTTAATCCTTATCTT CAGGGACCTGTTACCGCAGTAGCATCCCCTACCACTCAATCCACTGTTGGAGCAGGTCCAGTTTATGGGGTAACGCAGCTATCTCCCTCAGCCCCTGCATATCCAGGACCTTACCAAACATTACCTTCCCCTGCTGGCCCTTCTAGCAATGGTCAGAAGGAACTCATATATCCTGAAAGACATGGCCAACCTGAATGTCAGTATTACATGAAAACGGGAGAATGTAAATTTGGTTCGTCATGTAGATATCATCATCCGCGGAAATGGATTACACCAAGAACAAATTGTGTCCTCAGCACTATTGGTCTCCCTTTACGTCCG GGGGCTCCACCTTGCACTTTCTATGCGCAAAATGGGGTATGCAAGTTTGGACCTACATGCAAATTTGATCATCCAATGGGGATACTTAGCTACAGTCCATCTGCATCTTCTCTTGCTGATATGCCAGTTACTCCCTACCCTGTTGGGTCTTCGCTGGCAACTCTGGCgccatcatcttcatcttcagagTTGCGAATTGAATTTGTTTCAGGGTCCAGTAAGGACTCTTTCTCAACCAGAATCCCATCTTCTGAAAACATGGCCAGTGGTTCAGTTGGTTCAATTTTCTCAAAGAGTGGGACTGTTCCTCATTCTCGAGTCCAAAAGTCTGGTCAGAGTTTTTCCCCACCTAGTGGAAGTGGCACAGGTCAAACTGGTGAGACTCATAGTTCAAGCTGA